The genomic DNA GATGTGGCCGTCGCCGTAGAACACTACTGTGGAATCGTCCGCGATGCCGTGGCTCCCACAGAGCGACTCGAACCCCTCCTTGTCGAGGATGTCGCGTTCGGTCTCGTCCGAGAGGTCTTCGTCCCACTGGAGCCCGATCGCGCCGGGGATGTGCCCCTCGTCGTACCGTGAGGGAAAGTCGTCGTCTTCGGGTGATTCGGGGCTGTTGACCTCCACGAGCCGGTATTCGGCATCGTCATCTCGAAACTCGTCGAGGTGGTTTTCTATCCAGTCGGCCGAAACCAGGACGTCGTTGGCGTAATCGCTCATGATCCGTCTTCGTTTCGTCGACTGAGCACAAAGCGTTCCTGCTTGAATAGGTAGCGTCGTTCGTGGAACGATCGCTTCGTGCCCCTCTCACCGATTCTTCGTTGTGCTCCGCCGTCAGCAGCGGTGCCGAACCGTGGTCGCATCGGATGGTTGGGTTCAAGCCACCACGCCACGTAGCAAAATCATGACTGATGTCGTGGTGTCCGCCGAATGGCTCGACGAGAACCGCGATGACGTGCGGATCGTCGACGTGCGCGACGAGTGGGAGTTCGAGGGGATCGGCCACGTTCCCGGTGCGGTCAACATCCCCTTCGATTCGTTCCGCGCTCCCGACGGCGACGAGGGAATGCTGCCCGGCGAAGAGGTCTTCGCCGATCTCCTCGGCGGGGCGGGAATCGAACGCGGCGACGAGATCGTGGCGTACGACGACACGCACGGCGTGTTCGCCGCCCGATTTCTCGTCACGGCCGAACTCTACGGTCACGACCGGTCAAATCTCCATCTGCTCGACGGGGATTACAGCGCGTGGGGTCGTGGCCACGAGACGACTACCGAAACGACTCCGGCCGACCCCGTCGAGTACGCCCTCGAACGACCCGACGACACAGTACTGATCGATCGTGAAGCGATCACAGCAGCGGTCGATGACGGCGATGGACTGCTGGTCGACACTCGTGAGGCGTGGGAGTACGAAGAGGGCCACATCCCCGGCGCAATCCAGCTCGACTGGCGTGAGTTCGTCGACGACGAAACACGTGGACTCGAGGATCGAGAGACGATCGAGGACCTTCTCGACGACCACGGCATCCCCCGCGACCGCCGAGTGATCCTCTACTGCAACACCGCCCGCCGGATCAGCCACACCTACCTCGTCTTGCGACATCTCGGCTTCGAGAACCTCGGGTTCTACGAGGGGAGCCTGACCGAGTGGGAGCAGGCGGGTGGGGTGATCGAGACAAGCGAGGGCGACTGAGTGCAGCGAGGAAGCCCTCGTAGCGGAGCGGGGAGCGAACGCGACCCGCGGAGCAGGGCGAGAGCGACTGAACGGAGTCGTTCGAGAGGCCCGGAGGGTCTCTCGTGATGACGAGTGTGCGAAACTCTCTCGAACCATGAAGGGGACCTCGAATCGAAGCGGCGAACCGCGGAGACCGACTGATCGCCCGCTCCATTGGATCAACACGCATATGCAAACACGCGGTGAATGGATCCTCAATGAGCACTATCGCGAACATCGAGATTCCCGCCGACGAGTTCGCCCTCCACGATACACTCGTCGCGGTGTCCGACCTCGAACTCGACGTCGAGCGCGTCGTGGCCCACGACGACGAGCGCGTGATGCCGTTCATCTGGGTGTCGAGCGACCACATGGACGACGTCGAACGGGCGTTCGAGAACGATGCGAGTATCGAGAACCTCGAACTCCTCTCCGATCTCGGCGAGGAGCGACTCTACCGGATGGACTGGACCACGGAAATCGAGGTGGTGGTCCAGATCCTCGTCGAGGCGGATGCGACGGTACTCGACGCCTTCGGGACGGACGGCCGGTGGGAGTTCCGAATCCTGTTTCCCGAGCGCGAGGCGCTGTCGATGACCCACGAGTTCTGTGAGGAGAACGGACTTACTATCGATATCCAGAACATCTACGAGATGGACGCTGATCGCCACGGTCGGTTCGGACTCAGCGAAGCCCAACACGAGACGCTCATCGCGGCGTTCGAGCACGGGCACTACGAGGTACCCCGCGACATCACCCTCGACGACCTCGCCGATGAACTCGACATCTCTCACCAGGCACTCTCCGAGCGGTTCCGGCGGGCGTACAGCACGCTGATCGAGAACACCCTGATCGTCGGTGTCGGCGACGAGGAGTGACGGAGTCGGCGGCAGACAGGGTGGTTCGCTCGTCGCTTGCAACTGCTGGACAGGGATTTAGTCGTGTTCGGACCGAAGAAGCGACGATGACACGATGCGTAGTCTGCGGAAGGGACGTGCATCGAGACGACGCACCGGAGCGAACGGATCACGACGGCGAGACGTACTACTTCGACGCCACGGAGTGCAAAGAGGCGTTCGAGGACGATCCTGAACAGTACACGTAGACAGGAGTCTCGCCGCGGCGGCCCGGACTTCTCTGGCAGTTCCCGTCGAGATGTCAGGGAACGACGCCGACGGTCAGCAGCGTGCCGTGAGTCCGGTAGCGCTCGACCATCGCCGTGCGGGTGTCGAACCCGTCGGTCGGGAACTCTTCGTCGGGCGGGATCTCGATCTCACGGTCGGGAATCGTGTCCTGGCTGGCGACGTGAAACCCCGCCTCGCGGAACACGTCACGGTACTCGGCCATCCCCCACCGAGTCATCGCCACGCCGACGTTCTCCTCCCAGTCGGCGGTGTGGACGCTCTCTTCGAAGTAGTTCACCGCACAGTAGAAGGTGCCGCCCGGCCGGAGCACGCGCCGGAGTTCGTCGAGTGCGGCGCGGGGATCGTTCGCGTAGTAGAACGCTTCCATCGTGACGGCGTGATCGAGGCTGTCGTCGGCGAACGGGAGGTGTTCGAAGTCACCGACGAGAAAGCCGACTACGGGATCGTCGGTGTACGAGGCGGCGTTTCTGACCATCTCGGGTGCGCCGTCGAGACCGTAGCTCCGCACGTCGGCGGTCTCGCGGAGTGCGCGCCCGGCGTAGCCGCTGCCACAGCCCAGATCGAGCACGCGGTCGCCGGCCTCGACGGGCATGCGGGCGAGGACGTGCTTTGCGGTGTGCCAGTGGCGTTCCTCCATCCCGCGGTCGCGGCCCTCGGCGGCCCACGCGTCGAACTCCTCTCTGACGCTCATACCGGGGCCAGGGAGGCGACCGTGAAAACCGATTCGCCGGGCCGTCGTTCAGCAGTCGTTCACGGACCGGAGCGGTAGGACGACCGTCTCGCCGGAAGGGGGGTCGGATGTGCGAGTCGATCGGGACGTGGCCGTCCCGATAGCGCAGGCGTCTTGTTCGACGGCCGCGAGCGACCGGTATGGCGCGATGGCGACCCCAGTTCCAGGTGGCGGACATCGCTCAGCAGGTCGTCGGCGGTTTCCTGCTCGCCGGGCCGTTCGTCGTCACCGAGGAGGTCTGGACGCTCGCGATCAGCATGGGGTGGCTGCACGGGATCGCCACCATCGCGCTCGTGTTCGCCATCGGCTACGGTGCGCTCTATGAGGCCGACGCCGACCGCGACCCGGAACGCGAGCGGACCGTCGTGGGAGTCCCGGTCCGGTTCGTCTCGCTGATGGGTGTCGCCTTCGGATCGGTCGTGATACTCGCGGTGGTGTTCGACGCCCCGGCGACGTTTCTCGCGGATCTACCGGCGATGGAGCGCCTCGGCGTGACGCTTCGGGCGATCTCCGTGGGGGCGATCTTCAGCGTCGTGGGTGCGGCCACCGCGGATAGCGTGTACTGAACCGGCGGATTTTGCGGGAACCGGTGCCGAACGGTGTCGCCAAACCGATCGAGCGGACCGCGGGGTCGCAGGGATTAAGACGACTCCCGTCCCGGTTCGGCGCATGGATTATGCGCTCACGGTTGAGGACACACCGGACACCATTCCAGCCGGGACCGGAGTACTCCTCTGTCATCCAAGCACCGGCGAAACCGACCGGATCGACACCGACTTCCTGAGTACCGACACTGACCGCTTTCTCGTGATCTCGACGCGGACCACCGCCCGCGAGGTCGAACAGAAACTCGAACACTACACGGTCGACCGATCGAAAGCGACGATCCTCGACGCACTCAGCGTCGAACGAGGCTACTCGCGCCGCTCGGGCGACGATATCCATTACGTCGCCTCGCCCGACGACCTCGATGGAATCGTCGAGAGCACTCGCGAGTTCCTCGCCGCGACCGACGGCAAACGACGGGTCAGCGTCGACTCGATCACCGAGATGGCGTACTACGCCGACGAAGAGCGCGCCCGCGAGGCGGTGACGTCGCTGCTCGCCCTCCTCGACGAACACGACGCCGTCGGACTGTTTCACCTCGCGGAGGAGGTCCACGACGAGAGTATCGTCGAAGGCTATCGCGACCTGTTCGACGGCGTGATCACGCTCGACCCCGACGGCAGCGTGGTCGGCGAGTTCTGACGGTTCCGGCAGTGTTCACGTCGCCCTGACCGGATTGCTGCTAATAGACGCCGAACTCGATCCGTGAGCAAATTCCGCCATCCCATGACAAACGATAACATCGGGTAAGACAAACCTTATCAATTTCGGGGAAGAATCGAATATTGCCATGTCACAGCACAACAGACGAACGTTCCTTCAGCTGACTGGTACGGCGATCGGCGCTGCAACGCTCGGTGCAGGCACCGCGACGGCGAGTACCTCGGACTCGCGATTCTTCATCAACCTCCGCGACGTCGACCGTTCGGAGGTCCCCGACGACATCGAGATCATCCACGATCTCTCGCAGGCCGATGTCCTCGTCGCACGCGGCGACCAGGAGCGTGTAAATGGCACGACGGTCGCCGACCGTGTCATCGATCGGGGCGACGATCGCACTGGTGCCGTCAAGTCACGGGATGGACCGACAACCGACGGCAAGGGGTCGAGCCACAACCACGACGGTCCGCCGAAAAACAGCGAGTTCCAGTGGGACAAGCGGATCCAGGATCTCAACAACGAACTGACCGACAAACCGGGCGGCGGCAAGTCCATCCACGATACGGCGACCGGCGCGGGCACCCGTGTCGCCGTCGTCGACTCCGGCGTCTACGACGCCCATCCCGATCTCGCGGGCGTCGTCAACGACGACCTCTCCGAGAACGTCTCGGAGGACGAGTTCGACTTCCGTCCCAACGGTGCCGGCGACCACGGGACACACGTCGCGGGCATCATCGCTGCGACCAACAGCAACGACGGTCCAGATGGCGGTGTCCTTGGGACGGCCCCGGACACCGAAATCGTCGCCTATCGGATGTTCTCGGGTCAGGAAGGCAAACAGGGCGACGGCTACGCCGGATGGGTGAAAGCCGCCGAAGCGGACTGTGACGTCATCAACTACAGCGTCGGCTTCCCTGCACCGTTCGTCTACGTCGACGAGTACCCGTTCCTCACGGAGGAACTCCGCATTGCTGAACAGGTCGCGGAGTACGTCCGTTCGCAGGGAACGGTCATCGTCAACTCCGCGGGCAACGACTCACTCAACATGTCCCCGGAGAACACCCTCAGCATCCCCACGGAGGCCGAGGGTGTCTTCGGCGTCGCCGCGACCGGACCGATCGGCTGTGGCTGGGGCGGCAAGCACAGCGACAACGAGGCGAAGTGGCTCACGGGCAACCGACTGGAGGACCCGACGGACTCCCCGGCCTTTTACACCAACTACGGGAGCGCCGTCGACGTGAGCGCCGCGGGCGGGGACTTCGACACCGAAGCCGAGGTCGAGGAAGCCCAGCGCGACCTCGTTTACTCGACCGTCTTCGAAACCGACGAAAGCGGCGACACTGTTCCGGCCTACGGCTGGAAGGCCGGCACCTCGATGGCCGCCCCGCAGGTCGCGGGTGCGGCTGCGCTCGTCCGCTCGCTGCGTCCCGACGCCAGCGTCGAAGAGATCGAATCGCTCATCCAGGACACCGCGAGCAGCGCACCTGGGGGCGAAACCTATCACGGTGCCGGTCACCTCGATCTGGAACGACTGGTCAAGCGCGTGAAGTAACGGCCACTGTCCGTCGTCTTCCGAGCACTTCACGCCGTCGGCGATCGCCTTTCGTTTCTAAATGATGATTTACCGCAGCGAGGGCAATCGCTTGATGAGCGTGCGCTCGTCGATCGACGAGCGGTGGGTCACCCGTCGAATTCCCCGAGAGTCTTCGTGGCCCATTCGGCCACGTACTCCGCACCATACTCGCGGTAGGCTTGGTATCGAGCGCACCGAACGGTGTTGGGAGGTCGAGGTCGTGTTTTATCCCGCTGCAGGCGAGTTCTGACGATGCTCGGATCAGCGCGGAGACGACTCTCACCTCAAGACATTTGTTTCCGGATCATGTGGCTGGAATAGATGGGAGAGTTTCGGACGAGAGGCGGTCGCTGTGTGGTGGAACACGGTGAAGTACGCCTCGAACCTCTCGGCCTCGGTGGTCGGCTCCGGCGGCATTACGAGAACCTCAAACTCGCCCACCGGCAGCGGTACGAGCGGGGACTGCTTCGTTTTGGATTCGTTCTGTTGATGGGTGTCTACAGCGTCGGACAGTTTCTGTACGCGCTGGTGTTCGGTAACGAGTGGCTCGCAGTGCTGGGAATCGGCGGCGCAGTCGGATTCCTCGTAGTCGTATATGGATACTTTCTGGTCCGCAAACGCATCAGACGGTGGTTTCGCGGATATACGGACGAGCGAACGATCCCGGTACGTGCCATCGAATCGATCGATCCGCGGCCGAAACGCCCCTTCCGAGCGCCACACATCGTTATCCACTACAGCGAGTACGGCACGGAAGCGAAACGCTACGTCGGCGTCTGTACGCAGACGCCGCTCGCCGACGAGGAGTTCGAGACGGCGAAAGCGGTGCTCATGGACGAACACGATCTTCCGATCACTACGGCGTGACCCATAGTCACCGCGGCGTTCGTCACCCGTCGAGCTTCTCGAAGGTCTTCGTGGTCCACTTGACCGCGTACTCCGCACCGTACTCGCGATAGGCCTTGGTATCGAGCGCACCGAACGGTGTCGGGAGGTCGAGGTCGTGTTTCACGCCGCTGCAGGCCAGTTCCGCAGCCGCCGCGAAGGACGTGTCGCCGGTGGCGACCTCGTTCGAGAGGTCGGCGAGCCGTGGTTCGAGACGTTCGCCAGCGTCGACCCACGCATCGTGGAGTTCGGGATGGCTGTCGCGCCACGTCGTGAAGGTTTCGCGGGTGTGGAGACCGCAATAGGCGTCGTAGAGCGCGGCGGCGAGCTGATAAGTGTCGGCGGGGCCGAGCAGCGTCGCGGCCGCGAGGTCGGGATAGGAAGACTCGAAAAAGCCGAGGAAGTGTTCCGGGAGGCTGAGGCCCGTCTCGACGAGAGCGTCGGCGAGTAAGAAGTCGACGAACGCGTCGGGTGATCCTTGGAGACGGGGTTTGACGAGGACCGTCGGCGGCCTGGTTTGGGTAGTCCACGCGACCCCGCCGTCGCCGGGCATCCCGACCGTGAACGCGTCGCCCGCGTAGCGTTCGAGTGCGGCGGGAGCGTCCGACGGAAGCCACTCGTCGGGATAGCTGCGCGGATCGAGGCCGTCGACGAGCGGGCCGAGTGACTCCGCGACCGTGGGATCGAGCGTCTCGAAATCGCGCTCGCAGTCGAGAACGAGCGCGCCGGGCACGTGCTCGTCCCGAACGGACGCGAGCTCGTCCGTAAGCTCCCGCGGCTCGAACATGACGAGTTACGTGAGCGCGAGCGCAACGATGACGCCCACCGCGAGCAGCGCCGATACTCCGACTGTTCCCACCACGACCTTCGTTGCCTGACTCATGGCCACCCTTTCTCAGGGCGGTGTGTTAAGTGCTTCAATTGCCCCGTCCCGTCCTGCCCGCGACACAGTCGCCGCGATAGGCCTCCCAGTGTGACTGCGCCTGCGATCTGTCGTCCGAGTCACTCCGGGTACTTCGGTTCGCGCCGCTCCGCCCGTTCGAGCGCACGCTCGATCACGGCTCGCACGTCGCCGTGGAACGTGCCGCCGTGGCCGGCGTACATCCCCTCGACGCCCTCGGGGAGTCGATCGAGGATTCGCTCGATGCTCTCGATGAGCTCCTCACGGGACTGGCCCGCCATATCGGTTCGGCCGAAACTGCCGTCCTCGAATGCGCCGTCGTCGTGGACTACGACATCACCCGAGAAGATCGTCGACTCGGAGACGAACGCGACGTGGTCGTCGGCGTGGCCGGGTGTGTACACCACCTCGAACTCCTCGTCGCCGATCCCGACCCAATCGCCGTCGCCGAGCGCATCCGTGCGCCGCGGGTGATCACCGTACGCCCAGAGCTCGGGATCGAAGGCGTCGAGCACGGTGTCGAGCGCGCCGACGTGATCGCCGTGTTGGTGGGTCAGGGCGACTGCGTCGAGAGCGTCGACGTGCTCGGCGATCACGTCCTCGACGCCGTCCATCGCCCCGGCGTCGACCAGCACTGTGCGCTCGCCGTCGACGAGATATGCGTTGCAGGTGAACGTCTCGGCACCCTCGGTAACGGTGATCGCGTCCATGATTCATGCTCGGCCGCCGACTGCTTGAGTGTGCCGGCAACGGGTTCATCTACTTACAAATGTTTTTTCTGTAGGGATTCCCTTAGTGGCGTGTATGGGCTTTGGGAGCTACGATGAATCCGAGCAGGGGAACCAGGAGTATGACACCGACTTCGAGAACGAGGACGACGGCGACCTCAAAACCGAAGAGAACGACCACGCGGGCGAGGTAAACTTCGAGTTCGGCGAGTCGAACGACGAACTCCTCGACCGACTGCAGGACATCAAAGAGGAGTAGATGAAGACCGGGGCTCGCGCCCTCGGCGTCGCCGAATCGTACCGCTCTGACGCCGCACGGAGCACCCTCGCCGGTGCGGTGGTCCGGGCCGACCGCGTCGTCGACGGGTTCGCCGTCGACTCGTGCACCGTGGGCGGCACCGACGCCACCGAGACCGTCGTCGCTCTCGCCGATCGCCTCGCGCGCGAGGACGTCGCCTACCTACTTTTCGCCGGCATCGCGCCCGCGTGGTACAACCTCATCGACCTCCACCGTCTCCACACCGCCGTCGACCGTCCCGTGCTCTTGATCTCGTTCGAGGCGAGCCCCGGCCTCGAACCCGCGCTCCACGAGGCGTTTGCTGGCGACGCGCTCGAATCACGGCTCGAAACATATCGTGCGCAGCCGCCGCGTCGCCGGCTGTCGGTCAACGACGAGACGGTGTTCGTCCGGAGCGTGGGTCTGGCGGACGACGAGGCCGCCGACGTCGTCCGCGCGTTCACGCCGGAGGGCGGCCGGCCCGAACCGCTGCGAGTCGCCCGGCTGGTCGCCCGCGCTGCCGATGCGTGGCAGGCGATGGATGGGGGCACTCTCGATACGGCAAACTGATCGGTGGTATCGCTCTCGGGCGGAGCACTACTGGGACCGAACCCGACACAGATGAGAACCGCAGGCCACACCCTCCCTAGCCGATTCGCTCGATCGCTTCGCTCCCTCACTCATCCCTCGCACGAGTCGCGCGCCTCGACGGCGCGCTCCCGCGCGCCAACCGCCGACACAGCACCGCCCAGCAGCTACCCCGAAGCCGGACGGTTAAGACGACCGCCAGCGAACCCGGCGTGTGAGCGACGATACGGGCCACATGGATGGATTGGAGGTGATCGAGTGCGAGCGCTGTCCCGAACTCTGCGCGTCGCGCAGCCGGATCGTCAACGGGACGGGGCCCGAAGACGCCGAGTTGCTGTTCGTCGGCGAAGGGCCGGGCGAACACGAGGACGAGGGTGGCGAGCCGTTCGTCGGCCGGAGCGGAACCGTCCTCGACGATGCACTCCGCGACCACGGCCTCGAACGCGACGCCGTCCGGATCACCAACTGCGTCCGGTGTCGCCCACCGGGGAACCGCGATCCCCACAAGGATGAGCTCGCAAACTGCCGGGAGTATCTCGAACGCGAGATCAGTCGTGTGGACCCCGAGCTCGTGGTCACGCTCGGGAAGGTCCCCACCGAACACCTCCTCGGCCGCGACGCCGCGGTCACGAAGGAGGCGGGCACGATCGAGGACGCGCGACTCGACGGAACCGCCCACCGCGTCCTGATCTGCGTCCACCCCGCAGCCACGCTGTACGATTCGAGCCAGCAGGGGACGTTCGAGTCGGCGATCGCCACCGCCGCCGAGGTCGCTGGCGTGGCCGAGAGCGACGGGAGTGGCCAGTCGCGCCTCGGCGGGTTCTGAAATCTCGCGTAGGGTCGTATCCTCCGCTCTTTCGACGGGACCGTCTTCGGATCACCGATCGAACGTTCGTAGTTAATGTCCCTCAAAAACTATTTGACCGTTGCGGGGATGGCCACCTGCACGGACGACTCCTCGTCCGAGAGACACTATGGATGTCGAACTCACCCACCGCCCGTCGTACACCCACCTCGTGGTCGAACTCGCCGCCGGCGAAACCGTCATGGCCGAACCCGGCGCGATGGTCACCCACTCGCCGTCGGTGTCGATCGAGACGGAATCGAGCCGTGACGGTCTCGTGAGCTCCGCGAAATCGATGCTCGGCGGCGAGTCGGCGTTTGCCAACCGGTTCACTGCCGAGAGCGAGCCAGGGACCGTGACGCTCTCGCCGCCGACACCCGGTGACGTCCACCACCACGAACTCGACGGCGAGACGCTGTACGCCGTCGACGGGGCGTATCTCGCCTCCGATCCCGATATCGACATCGACTCGGAGTTCGGCGGCCTGGAGTCGATGCTGTCAGGTGCGGGCCTCACGCCGCTCGCGCTGAAGGGTACCGGCGACGTGTTCATCGAGGCGTTCGGTGGATTGGAGACTATCGCCCTCGATCACGGTGAGTCCCACGTCGTCGATAACGACCACGTCGTGGCGTGGGAGGGCAGCGTCGAGTTCGATGCGCGCCGGGTCGGCGGGCTGAAATCCACACTCCTCAGCGGCGAGGGGATCGTAATGGACTTCACCGGTCCCGGGACGGTGTGGTACCAGACCCGCGGGCTCGATACCTTCACCGAGGAGATCATGGAAGCGATGCCCGGCACCGGCGACGACGGCGGTTTCGAAGTCGAGTTCTGAAAGCGTCGAACCACCGTCCGAAACGCACCGGTCCGCTGTTCAGCCGAGCGCGCGTCGGACGTTGTCGGGAAACACGTCGCGATCGAGCCGACGCCGGACACTGGGAACGGCGTCGGCTGGCGTGGCGAGATCGAACGACGGCAGTGTGTGAACCGGCACGCCAGTCATGCGTTCGAGCTCGGCCCCGTTCGTCCGCTCGGCGATCGTCTCGCCGGCGTACTCGTTCAGGACGACGGCGTGGGTCCGAACGCCACGCGCCGCGAGTGCCTCGACCGTGAGCGCGGTGTGGTTCAGCGTCCCGAGTCCCGAGCGTGCGACCACCACCGCCGGGAGTTCGAGGTCGGCGACGAGGTCGATCACCTCTCGATCGTCGACGAGCGGCACCCGAACCCCACCGACGCCTTCGAGCACCCCGACCTCGCTGGTAGCGAGCGCCCGCTCGCAGCCCTCGCGGATCGCAGCGTACGAGAGCGACGCGCCGATCTGCTCGGCGGCGACGCGCGGCGCGAGTGGCGGTTCGAGCCGTTCGATGCAGGTCGCGGCGTCGTCTGTCTCACACGCTTCGGCGACGAACTCCGCATCGTCGTCGGGCGGATAGCCAGTCTGAACCGGCTTGACGGCGCGCGCATCCACGCCGTCCTCGCGAAGCCACCCGACGAGCCCAGCGGTGACGACCGTCTTGCCCACTCCCGTGTCGGTCCCCACCACCGCGAACGTCCCCTCCGAAGCCGTTTCACTCATCCAGTACTCCAGCAGCGCGCCCCGCCTCGTGGAACGCTTCCAGACACCGCTCGATCTCCCTCTCGGTGTGCGTCGCCATCGGAGCGACGCGAATCCGACTCGTCCCCTCGGGCACCGTCGGCGGGCGGATCGCCGGCGCGACGATCCCGTGCTCGGCGAGTGACTCCCCGAACGCGACCGCCTTCGACCTATTGCCGACGAGCACCGGGAGGATCTGGCTTTCGCCGAGCACGCGATAGCCCATTTCGTCGAGTCCGTCGCGGAGCCGTTCGACGACGTTCCACAGCCGCTCGCGGCGCTCGCCCTCGCGGGCGATAGCGAGGGCTTCGCGCGCCGCAGCCGCTGCTGGTGGCGCGAGGCCGGTCGAAAACACGAACGAGCGCGCGGCGTTCGCGAGGTGTTCGACCAGCGCCTCGCTTCCGGCGACGTACCCGCCCTGGCTCGCGAGCGCCTTCGAGAGCGTCCCCAACTGGACTTGCACCCGATCCCCGAGCCCTTCGTGTCCGACGATCCCGGCTCCGTCGGCGTAGAGACCAGTCGCGTGGGCTTCGTCGACCATCACCCACGCGCCGTGACGCTCGGCGGCGTCACAGATCGCCGCGAGCGGAGCGACGTCGCCGTCCATGCTGAACACCGAGTCGGTCACGACCAGCCACGATTCGTCTTCGCCCTTCCTTGCCTGCTCGTCTCGTCTCGCCATCGCCGCGCCGAGCGCATCGGCGTCCGCGTGATCGTAGACCATCGTCTCCGCACACGCGAGTCGGCAGCCGTCCACGATGCTCGCGTGGTTCAGCTCGTCGGAGAAGATCACGTCGGGCGCGAGCGCGGCGATCGTGCCGACGTTCGCGGCGTAGCCCGACGAGAAGACGAGCGCACGCTCGGTGTCCTTCGTCCGGGCGAGGTTGCGTTCGAGCGCGCGGTGGACGGGCGTATCGCCGGTGACGAGGCGGCTCGCGCCCGCGCCGGTTCCCACCTCTCGGGCTGCCGCCGCAGCCGCCTGCTGCACGCGATCGTTGTCGGCCAATCCGAGGTAGTTGTTCGACGCGAGGATCACCTGATCTTCGCCCGCGAAGTTCGAGATTCCATCACCTGGATCGGTGGCCACGCGGCTCCGTGCCGCGACCCGCTCGGTCGGCGCGAGGTCGCGCCGGAGACCTCGCTGCTCGCGTGCGTCGAGTCGCTCCCGGAGGGCGAAGCCATGCGCTGAATTCTGATGGTCGTCTTCGACGGTCTCCGTCGTTTCCGGGACGGTCGTGTCGCGTTCTGCCATCAGAACCCTGGCATCAGGTCCGCGGGGCCGAACACGCCGTACTCGCCCGCACGATTGCGCCGCACGCCCGCCTTCAGGTAGCCGAGTGCGGGGCCGTTGACGTTCGCCGCCATGCTGGTCTCGTCACCGAGTTCGAAGGTGTTGGTCGCGCGCTCGCCGTCGAACGTTTTCCCGGTGACGGTCACGGTCGTCGTGGTGGGCTTCTCGTCGTTGCGTACGTCGAGCACGCCGCCGACGGTCACGTCTGCGGCGTCGCAGATGCCCGCTCGCTCCAAG from Halococcus saccharolyticus DSM 5350 includes the following:
- a CDS encoding endonuclease dU — encoded protein: MKTGARALGVAESYRSDAARSTLAGAVVRADRVVDGFAVDSCTVGGTDATETVVALADRLAREDVAYLLFAGIAPAWYNLIDLHRLHTAVDRPVLLISFEASPGLEPALHEAFAGDALESRLETYRAQPPRRRLSVNDETVFVRSVGLADDEAADVVRAFTPEGGRPEPLRVARLVARAADAWQAMDGGTLDTAN
- a CDS encoding aminotransferase class I/II-fold pyridoxal phosphate-dependent enzyme — protein: MAERDTTVPETTETVEDDHQNSAHGFALRERLDAREQRGLRRDLAPTERVAARSRVATDPGDGISNFAGEDQVILASNNYLGLADNDRVQQAAAAAAREVGTGAGASRLVTGDTPVHRALERNLARTKDTERALVFSSGYAANVGTIAALAPDVIFSDELNHASIVDGCRLACAETMVYDHADADALGAAMARRDEQARKGEDESWLVVTDSVFSMDGDVAPLAAICDAAERHGAWVMVDEAHATGLYADGAGIVGHEGLGDRVQVQLGTLSKALASQGGYVAGSEALVEHLANAARSFVFSTGLAPPAAAAAREALAIAREGERRERLWNVVERLRDGLDEMGYRVLGESQILPVLVGNRSKAVAFGESLAEHGIVAPAIRPPTVPEGTSRIRVAPMATHTEREIERCLEAFHEAGRAAGVLDE
- a CDS encoding uracil-DNA glycosylase yields the protein MDGLEVIECERCPELCASRSRIVNGTGPEDAELLFVGEGPGEHEDEGGEPFVGRSGTVLDDALRDHGLERDAVRITNCVRCRPPGNRDPHKDELANCREYLEREISRVDPELVVTLGKVPTEHLLGRDAAVTKEAGTIEDARLDGTAHRVLICVHPAATLYDSSQQGTFESAIATAAEVAGVAESDGSGQSRLGGF
- the bioD gene encoding dethiobiotin synthase; translated protein: MSETASEGTFAVVGTDTGVGKTVVTAGLVGWLREDGVDARAVKPVQTGYPPDDDAEFVAEACETDDAATCIERLEPPLAPRVAAEQIGASLSYAAIREGCERALATSEVGVLEGVGGVRVPLVDDREVIDLVADLELPAVVVARSGLGTLNHTALTVEALAARGVRTHAVVLNEYAGETIAERTNGAELERMTGVPVHTLPSFDLATPADAVPSVRRRLDRDVFPDNVRRALG
- a CDS encoding TIGR00266 family protein; the protein is MDVELTHRPSYTHLVVELAAGETVMAEPGAMVTHSPSVSIETESSRDGLVSSAKSMLGGESAFANRFTAESEPGTVTLSPPTPGDVHHHELDGETLYAVDGAYLASDPDIDIDSEFGGLESMLSGAGLTPLALKGTGDVFIEAFGGLETIALDHGESHVVDNDHVVAWEGSVEFDARRVGGLKSTLLSGEGIVMDFTGPGTVWYQTRGLDTFTEEIMEAMPGTGDDGGFEVEF